In Haloarcula limicola, the genomic stretch GCCAGATGACGTCCGCACCCAGCGACTCGACGTGGTCGAGGCGATCGATGACGCCCTGTAGGTCGCCGACACCGTCGCCGTCGCTATCGTTGAAACTCTTGGGGTAGATCTGGTAGACCACCGCCTCCTTCCACCAGGTGCGCTCTCGGTCCATAGTGCTGGCTAGTCTAATCCCCTACTTAAATCTGTGGCCTCTACAACAACGGGTGTTGTAAATGACATCCCGTACCAATGACCGGCTCAGCGAGAGAGCACGCCGTGGCGAGAGAGTTCGAGGTCGTAGCCGACGGCCGAGACGTCGCGAGTCGGCCACTCGCCCGTCTCTGAGAGCAGTTCGACACCCCCGCTCGTGACGAGATGGGTGTCCTCGCTCTTCGACCCCGCTATCGTCGGGTTGTAGGCGTATCCCTGTGGCACCGTCACGGGCGCGTCCCCGTCCGGCGTCGCGACCCACTCGCGGCCGGCGAACCCGGCCGCGCCGCCCTGGTGGTGGTTTCGCCACTCGCCGTCCCACCCGACGGCGTCGTAGGCGTCCCGAATCGCTTCGAACACGTCGGCGGCCGTGCCGCCGTCTTCGGCGACGGCTCGGGTCGCAGCGAGCGCCGTCGTCTCGACGCGCATCGCCTTCCGCGTCCGCTCTCCGAGCCACTCGGGCGGGTCGAACGCCACCGTCCGCGTACAGCTGGTGTGCAAGCCGTCGCGCTGGGCAGTCACCGACAGCAGCGCGTACTCGCCCAGCGGTTCGTCCTTCGGTGTGTAGTGGCGATACCGCTGGGCGCGCGCGGCGCTCCCGACCAACGCCACCGGCGACTCGACGCCGCGAGCGAATAACTCGTGACGCAGGTCGGCGGCGACGGCTCGTTCGGTGTCGTCGGGACTCGCTCCCCGCGCCACGGACTCTATCGCCGCGGCGGCGTCGGCGCTCAGGTCGCGGTACCGCTCGATCTGGCGGTCGGTCAGCGGCTGGCGGAGTTCGCTCGCGTCGACCGACGCGAAGTCGGCCACGTCGAAGTCGGCCGCGGCCGGCGTCGGACTCACCGACGCGACCGCCTCGGCCAGCGACGTCTCGTACCACTCGAACGTCTCGATCGTGACCCCCTCGTTGAGCTCCTCGTCCCGGAGCCGACTCGCCTCGATGTTGTTCGTCACGACGGTCACGCCCTCGCCGTCGTAGCCCGCCGCGGCGACTCCCATCGTGCCCTCTCGATCGACGACGCTGTCGCCGCCGCCGGTCAGCCACGCGAACCCGTTCGGCCCCGCGAACCACACCGCTCGCAGGTCGTTCTCAGCTAGATACGCATCGAGACGGCTAGTCAGTGACATACCGGCTCAAGCGAGGAGACGAGTGAAAAACCAATCGGCTGGCGACACGACTCGCCGTCGGTCGCGGCGTTCCGGGGCGACGGGGGGCTACTCGACGCCGACCCACTCGCGGCCGTCGTCGCTGCGCTCGACGGCGTCGAGCACGCGCTGGACGGCCAGCCCGTCGGCGAAACCGGGCTCGTACGCGCCGCCGTCGGCCACCGCCGAGAGGAACTCGTAGTTCTCGTGGACGAACGTGTGCTCCCAGCCGATGACGTGGCCCGGCGGCCACCAGTGGTCGAGATACGGGTCCTCGGGGTCGGTCATCAGGATCGTCTCGTACCCCCGGCCGTCCTCTCGCAGCAGTTCGAGCTCGTTCAGCCGTTCGAGCGAGAACCGCAGGCTCCCCTTCGTCCCCTCTATTTCGATGGTGTGGTTGTTCTTGTTGCCGTTGGCCATCCGCGTGGCCTCTAAGGTCCCCATCACGCCGTTCTCGAAGGCGACCTGCGCGGAGTAGGCGTCGTCCACCGTGACCGGTCGCGTTTCGTTTTCGTCCTCCAGCGGCCGCTCGTCCACGAACGTGCGCAGGTGGCCGCTCAGCTCCTCGATGTCGCCGACGAGGAACCGCGCGAGGTCGACGGTGTGCGCGCCGAGGTCGCCGAGCGCGCCGCTGCCGGCCATCTCCTCGTCGTTGCGCCACGACCACGGGGCCTCGGGGTCGGTCAGCCAGTCCTGCAGATACCGCCCGCGGAAGTGTCGGATCTCGCCGAGTTCGCCGCTCTCTAACAGTCGCTTCGCGTACTGGATAGCCGGGATGAACCGGTAGTTGAAGGCGATGCCCGCCGGTACATCCGTTCCGGCCGCGGCGTCGGCCATCCGCTCGGCGTCGTCGAGCGTCGGAGCCAGCGGCTTCTCGCAGAACACGGGGGTCCCGGCCTCCAGCGCGGCGATGGACGGTTCGGCGTGAACGTGGTTCGGCCCGAGGTTGTAGAAGACGTCGACCTCGTCGATCACGTCCCGCCAGTCGGTCGCCGTCCGCGCGAAGCCGAGGCTGTCGGCCGCCTCGGCGAGCGCCTCCTCGTCGCGGCCGACGACGACCTCGCGGTTGAGCTCGGGCGCGTCGTCGAAGAACATGGGCAGCCGCGCGAACGCGTTCGCGTGCGCCTTGCCCATGAAGCGATACCCCAGTACGCCGATGTCGAGTGGTTCTGTCGTCATGCGTTCATTTCCGATTTTGGACTGCGAGCGAACGGAGTGAGCGAGCAGCCTTTTTCGCCCACGTTTTTGGGCCGAGCGGTGCGCGCTGCGCACCCGAGGCCGAAAAAGGTGGCAGTACGCCGATGTCGAGTGGTTCGTCAGTCATTGATGTCTGCAGGTGCTGTCTCTCCGCGCGCTACTCCGCCCAGTACGCGTCGCCCGGCGTCGTCTCGAAGACCGCGCGGTCGAGCACGTCGACGGCCTTCTCCAGTCCCTCGCGGCCGCTGGTCAGCGAGTCCTCGTGTTCGATGGAGAGCGTGCCGTCGTAGCCCACCATCCGCAGGGTCGAGACGACGTCCTTCCAGTGAGCCTCGCCGTGGCCGTAGCCGATGGAGCGGAACAGCCACGAGCGGTCGGCCTCCTCGGTGTAGCCGGTCGTGTCGAGGACGCCCTTCTCGCGGGCGTTCTCCTCGTAGACCTTCGTGTCCTTGGCGTGGAAGTGATGGATGGCGTCCTCCTCGCCGAGCAGTCGAATGGCGGCGGTCACGTCGATACCCTGCCAGTACAGATGCGAGGGATCGAAGTTCGCGCCGATGCGCTCGTTGGTCGCCTCGCGGAGTTTCAGCATGCCGTGCGGTTCGTAGACGAGCATGTTCGGGTGCATCTCGATGGCGACGTCGACGCCGTGGTCGGCGGCGTAGTCGGCGATCTCCGACCAGTACTCCGTGGCCACCTCCCACTGGTAGTCGTGGGCGTCGGCGTGCTCGGTCGGCCACGGTGCGGTGATCCAGTTGGGCACCTCGTCGTTCGGGCCGCCGGCGGGCAGCCCCGAGAAGGTCGTGACCGCGTCGACGCCGAGCTGGTCGGCCAGTTCGATGGCCTCCCGCAGTTCCGTGTCGGCCTCGCTCGCTCGGTCGTCGTCGGGGTGGAGCGGGTTGTTGTGCGTCGCCAGCGCGCTCACCTCCATGTCGTGTTCGTCGAGCGAGTCTCGGAGTTCGGCTCGCGCGTCGTCGTCGTCGAGGTACTCCTCGCGTGGGAGGTGATCGTCGCCCGTGAACCCGCCGCAGCCGAGTTCGACGGCGTCGACGCCGATATCGTCCAGATACGAGAGCGCGTCTTCGAGGGACTGGTCGCCGAGCGGCACAGTCAGGACACCGACTTGCATGGGAGACACTGCGGAAATGAAGGTAATAAATCCTTGCCGAATACCGCCCGCGGTCGAATGGGTCCAGAACCGGACGACATCGCACCGCGGGGAGGCGATAGTCGCCGTCACCGCTCAGAAGAGGTCTTCGACGCCGACGCCGTCGTCGTTGTCGTCCCGGCCGCCGGAGGCGATGTCGGCGGCGATGGCCGAGGTGAAGGCGTCCATCCCGCGGGTCTGATACCACACCTTCCCCGGGCCGGTGAAGTCCATCACGACGCCCTCGCCGCTCAGGAGCGTCGACTTCAGGCCGCCGATGCGACGGGCGTCGAAGTCGGTGGTCCCCTCCCACGCGACGACGTGGTCGTTGTCGATCGTGTAGCGTTCGCCCTCGGCTAATTCGACGGTCTCCAGCCCGCCGAACGCCTCGACGAAGACGTGCCCGCTCCCTCTCAGCGCCAGCGGCGTGACGCCGACGCCCGACAGCATCGACTTCAGGCCGCCGAACTCGGATTCGATCTTCACCTCGGGCGAGGACGCCAGATAGGACCCGTCGACGGCGTACAGCGTGCCGTCGTCCATCTCGTGATGGTGGACGTCGCCGGGCGTCGGCGGCGCGAGCGTCACTTCTCCCCGCCCGCCCTCCGCGGTGAACGTGTTGGCGACGAGCGACTCGCCGCCCAGCATCGACTTCGCCGAACTGAGGATGCCGTCGTTGCTCTTCGACGTGGCGATGGCGACGTCGTCCGACATCGAGACCATCGCTTCCGGTTCGGCCTGTATCGACTCTCCGCTTTCGAGTGTTACCTTGACGAGCGTATACGCCGGTTGCTGTGTGAATTCGAAATCCATGTGTGTACCCCACTACCTCCAATACCCGTAACCACTCGGACATAATTAAGCATTCCTGTGAGACTAATTAGATGGGGGAATGGGAAAGAAGATGTCGAGAACGACCGGACTCCGCTCAGTCGTCGGTCTCGTATCGCTCGAACAGCGTCGTGAGCTGCTTCGCGCGCATGGTCAGCATCCGCGCGTTGACGTACATCTCGCCCAGCGCGAGGTTCTGCTCCTCGGCGATGGCGGCGACGTGTTCGGCCTCCTCGACGTTCTCGCGGGACGTCTCGGCCACGTCGTCGGCGATGGAGGCGACCTCTTCGCTACTGGCCGCCTGGTCGTCGGTAGCGTTGCTGATCTCCTTGACGCCGGAGCTGGTCCGCTGAACGTGTTCCATGATCGATTCGAGCGCTTCGAGGCCCTCGTCGACCGCCACCTGCCCGTCCTCGACAGAGTCCTGCATCTCCGTTATCTCCTCGACGGCGTCGTCAGTCTGGTCCTGGATGTCCTCGATGAGGTCCTCGATCTGGTCGGTAGCGCCCTTGGTCTCCTCGGCGAGGGTCTTCACCTCGTCGGCGACGACGCCGAAGCCGTTGTTCTCCGCGCCCGAGGAGGCGTGGGCGGCCTCGATAGAGGCGTTCAGCGCGAGGATGTTGGTCTGTTCGGCGATGTTGTCGATGAGGTCGACGATCTGGCCGACCTCCTCCATCCGGTCGTTCAGCGCCCGGACCGTCTCGACCACGTCGTCGGTCCGCTCGACCGTCGTCGCCATCGTCTCGTGTGCCTCCTGTCCGGCCTCGATCCCCTCGACCGTCCGGCGCTCGGTCTTGTCGGCCATCTCCGTGACCTCGTTCGAGGAGGCCGCGATCTCCTCGATGGTCGCGGACATCTCGGACATCTCGCTGCTGATGGTCGAGATCTGCCGGTGCTGTTCGTGGAAGACGTCGGCGATTCCCTGGACGGTCCCGGCGACGCTCTCGGAGGCCTCCTTGACGGCCTGGGTCGCCGCGGTCACCTGCTCCGAGGACCCGGCGACGTCGTCGGAGAACTCGCTCGCCGTCTCGATAGTCTGTTCGAACGCGGTCGCCATCTCGTTGAACTCCGCGGCGAGTTCGTTGAGCGAGGCCGACGGCGTCTCCTCGCTCATCCGCTGTCGGAGGTCGCCTTCGCCCGCCGCGTCGACCGTCGCACGGTACTCGGCGAGGTACTCCGAGAGTTCGTCCGACGAGAGGTCGTCTGCCGCCACGACGCCGCCGTCCGTCGTCGCCGTCGGTCGCTCCGGCCGCGACGGAGCGGCTACGGGCCGCTCGGCGAGTTCGGTTCGCGCGAATGCGGCGTCCGCGACGAGCGCGTCCCGCGTCGCTCGGGCCGATTCGAGTTCGTCGGTCAGCCGGTCAGTCTCCGTTTCGAGCGCCGCACGCTCGGTCTCCCCTTCCGCCAGCGTCTCACGGAGTCGCCGCACGGAGTAGAGAGCACCCGCCGCCGCGGCGACGAGCCCCGTCCCCGAGAGAACCGGTACCAATCCCGACGGAGCGAAGCCGACGACACCCACCTGATACAGGGCATGGAGGAACTGCCCCAGTACCGCCCCTGACATCCGTTCACTCACTGCCTCGTTCATACGATTCCATTTCGAGATGGGTTATATAAATCATCGTGCCCGGAGAATCATGTCTGAGAACGGGCGGGGTAGTTTCTTAACGGCGCGGTGGAGAGGGTACCGGTATGTCACGCTCTTCGTCGGCCCGCGGTGGGGCGGGAAGCGGTGTCGAGTTGCTGCATCGGCTGGTCGGTGGCGACGGCGGTGCGGCCCTCGACGCGCTCCTCGACGGATTCGAACGGCGACATCCCGACGTGTCTCTCGGCGACGTCACCGACGAGAACCTCAGTCTGGAAGTCAAGAGCCGCATCCTCAAGGAGAACCCGCCGGACGTGTGGATCGAGTGGCCCGGCAAGAACCTCAAGCCCTACGACGACGCCGGCGTCCTGGGCGACGTCTCGGCGGTCTGGGAATCAGGGACGATGGAGCGCAACTACCTCGAGGGGCCGAAGGAGGCCGCGCGCTTCGAGGGGACCTACCGCGCCGTGCCGATCAACATCCACCGCATCAACAACCTCTTTTACAACGTCTCGCAGGCGGAGGCCGTCGGCGTGGACCCGGCCAGTCTCGACAGTCCGCGTGCGCTCGCGGAGGAAATCGATCGAATCGGCGAAGAGACGGAACGCCTCGGAATGCTGTTCCCGATGAAGAACCCGTGGACGGTCCTGCAGATGTGGGAGACGGTGTTGCTCGGCGAGCACGGGCTCGATACGTACGTCGGCGTCACCGACGAGTCCGCGTCCGCACACCGCCGGGCGATCGCCGACGCGCTGGACATCGTCAAACGGTACGGCGAGGCGGCGCCCGAGGACAGGCTGTACACGTCGCTGACCGACGCGAACGCGCGGTTCACGCGGGGCGAATCGGTGTTCTTCCACCAGGGCGACTGGGCGGCCGGCGAGTACGCCGACGCCGACGGATTCGGCTATCGAGACGACTGGGACCACGTCCCGTTCCCCGGGACCGACGGCCTGTACGCGATGAACATGGACTCCGTCGTCTCCGCCGCGGAGACGGACAATCCCGAGGCCGTCTCGACGTTCCTCGGCTACGTCGGCTCCGCCGACGGGCAGAAGCGATTCAACCAGCGGAAGGGGTCGATACCGCCCCGTACGGACGTCGATACGAACGCGTTCACGCCGTTCTTACAGGACCAGCAGACGGCGTTCCAGCGCTCGCAGGCGCAACCGCTCTCGATCACGCACGGACTGGGCGTCCGTCCCGCACAGCTCATCGAACTGAAGACGGCGATGTCGACGTTCGTCTCGACGTGGGACGTCGAGGCAGTCGCGGACGACGTCGTGGCGGCGTTCGACACGCGGGCCTAATCGAGACGATTTCCTCTACACTTTTGTAACGGGCGTAGGAAGCCCCATCCATGGGACTGGCGAACGACGTAGACTACGCTGACTTGCACGACCCCAACGCCGAGTACACGATGCGAGAGCTCTCCTCGGAGACGATGGGCGTCACCGCGAAGCGCGGCGGCGGCCGCGACGTCGAGATCACCGACGTCCAGACGACGATGGTCGACGGGAACTTCCCGTGGACGCTCGTCCGCATCTACACCGACGCCGGCGTCGTGGGCACTGGGGAGGCCTACTGGGGAGCCGGCGTCCCGGAACTCATCGAGCGCATGAAGCCGTTCGTGGTGGGCGAGAACCCGCTCGACATCGACCGCCTCTACGAGCACCTCGTCCAGAAGATGTCCGGCGAGGGCAGCGTCGAGGGCGTCACCGTCACCGCGATCGCGGGCATCGAGGTCGCGCTGCACGACCTCGCCGGCAAGATCCTCGAAGTGCCGGCGTACCAGCTGCTGGGTGGGAAGTACCGCGACGAGATGCGCGTCTACTGCGACTGTCACACCGAGGAGGAGGCCGACGCCGACGCCTGCGCCGAGGAGGCCCGCCGCGTCGTCGACGAACTGGGTTATGATGCCCTGAAGTTCGACCTCGACGTTCCCTCGGGGCTGGAGAAGGACCGCGCGAACCGTCACCTCCGTCCGGGCGAGATCCGCCACAAGGCCGAGATCGTCGAGAAGGTCACCGAGGAGGTCAAAGACGAGGCCGACGTGGCCTTCGACTGCCACTGGACGTTCTCCGGCGGCTCCGGCAAGCGGCTGGCCGACGCCATCGAGGACTACGACGTCTGGTGGCTCGAAGACCCGGTTCCCCCGGAGAACCTCGAAGTGCAGGAGGAGGTCACGAAGTCCACGAACACGCCCATCACGGTCGGCGAGAACCGCTACCGCGTGACCGAGGAGCGCCGCCTCATCGAGAACCAGGCGGTCGACATCATCGCGCCCGACATGCCGAAGGTCGGCGGCATGCGCGAGACGCGGAAGGTCGCGGACGTGGCAAACCAGTACTACGTCCCGGTGGCGATGCACAACGTCTCCTCGCCGGTCGCCACGATGGCGAGCGCCCACGTCGGCGCGGCCGTCCCCAACTCCCTGGCCGTCGAGTACCACTCCTACGAACTCGGCTGGTGGGACGACCTCGTCGAGGAGACGGTCATCGAGGACGGCTACATCGAGATCCCCGAAGAGCCGGGCCTGGGCCTCACGCTCGACATGGACGCCGTCGAGGAGCACATGGTCGACGGCGACACCCTCTTCGACGAAGCGTAGTGAAACGACTCGTCGAACCCGCCGAGTTTCGCCCGGCGGTGTTCGATGGAGCGTAACCGGCCGAATTCGGGCTTTTTCCGGATTGTCGGATACAGCCCCGTCAGGCCTCGTTCGGTGGGTCGAGGCGACACGCGATTATCACGCGTTGTAACGCGACGGCAGATTCTTGTTGGCTCCAGAGAATGAACGTGCATGAGCGAGACGATCAGCGTCCTCCAGGTCGACGACGACCCGGCGTTCGTGGAGTTAGCGGCCGAGTTCCTCGAACGGGAGGACGACCGTCTCCGCGTCCGAACCGCGAGGTCCGCAGGTGAAGGACTGGCGGCGCTGGACGCGGAACCGGTAGACTGCATCGTCTCAGATTTCGAGATGCCGGAGACGAACGGACTGGAGCTGCTCGACGCCGTCCGCGAGGAGCATCCGGAGTTACCGTTCGTCCTGTTCACCGGGAAGGGGTCCGAAGAGGTCGCGAGCGAAGCGATCCGCCGGGGAGCGACCGATTACCTGCAGAAACAGAGCGGCACCGAACAGTACGCGCTGCTGGCCAACCGCGTCCGGAACGCCGTCGAGACGTATCGCTCGGCCCGGCATGCCGCCGAAGAGGAGCGCATCAGTACCGTCGTTCGAGAGGCCAACCGGGTGTTGGTGCGTGCCGGATCCTGTGCGGACATCGAGGCGCGGATCTGCGAACTCATCAGTCGCGCCGACCCGTACCAGTTCGCGTGGATCGGCCGTCTCGACGACGAGACGGACCGTATCGAGCCCAGCAGTTGGGCCGGCGGCGGGGGGTATCTCGACGATATCACGGTCACGGCCGACGAGACCGATACCGGGCTGGGCCCGGCCGGGACCGCGCTCCGCGAACAGCGATTCGCCGCCACGCAGGACGTGAAATCGGACTCCGAGTTCACGCCGTGGCGCGAGGCCGCCCTGGAGTACGGCTTCCGTTCGGTCGCCGGGATTCCGCTGACCTACGATTCGGAGCGCCACGGCGTCCTCGTCGTCTACGCCGATCGACCGCGCGCCTTCGACGAGACCGAAGCGCAACTGCTCACCGAACTCGGCGACGACATCGCCCACGCGCTACACGCCCAACGGGTCCGGACCGACCTCGAACGGACGACGGTACGCCTCGAAGGGCTCTTCGAGAACTCGCCGGACATGATAAATCTCCACGACGGGGACGGCACTATCGTCGACGCGAATCCGATGCTCTGTGAGAAGCTCGGGTACTCGGTCGGCGAACTAGTCGGCACTAAGATCTGGGAGATCGACGACCAGATCACCCCCGAGGAGGCCCGCGAACTCTGGTCCAGTCTGGCCCCCGGAGAGCGCCACGAACTGCAGAGCGAGTTTCGACGGTGCGACGGCTCGACGTTCCCCGTCGAAGTCCACCTGCGCCGTCTCCGTGACGAGGGCGACGACCGTTTTCTCGTCACCAGCCACGACGTCTCCGACCAGCGAGAGCGCCAACAGCAGTTGGAGGCGCGGTCGACCGCCATCGAGTCGGCGACGGACGGGATGGCGATCTTAGACGAGGACGAGGGGTACACCTTCGTCAACCAGGCCCACGCCGACGTGTACGGCTACGACTCGCCCGAGGCGTTCTACGGCGAAAACTGGCGAATGTGTTACGGGAGAGCGGAGGCCGAACGCTTCGAGCGCGAGGTCATGCCGATACTGGCCGCCGACGGGGAGTGGATCGGGAAGGCGACCGGCAGACGGCGGAGCGGTGAGACGTTCATGCAGGAGATCTCGCTGACCCAGCTCGACGACGGTGCGATCATCTGCGTCGTTCGAGATATCAGCGAGCGAGAGGCCCACCGAAAGCGCCTCGAACAGCTACAGCGTCGGACGCAGGCGCTGATGACGACCCAATCAGTCGAGGAGACGGCGGCCGTCGCCGTCGACGTCGCGGACGACGTGCTCGGCGCGGAACTCAGCGGGTTTCACGAGTCGAGTGAAGACGGGCGACGGCTGACGTTAGTCGCGCAGACCGACGGCCACGGCTCGACGTTCGAGTCGTCCCACGCGTACGAACGCGACAGCGACGACCCGGTCGATTCGGTCGTCTGGGAGGCCTTCGATCGGGGGACGCCGTACTACGTGGACGACTGCGCCGAACACGAGCGGTTGGCCGGGAACACCCCGGCCGGCAGCGTGATTATCTGTCCGATCGCAGACCACGGCGTGTTCGTCGTCTCGGCCGCGGAGCCGAACGCGTTCGACGAGACGGATCACACGCTCGCCGACATCCTGGCCTCGACGTTCACGGCGGCGCTTCAGCGGGTGGACCGCGAGTCGCTCCTGCGCGAACGGGAGCGCGAACTGACGAGGCAGAACGAGCGGCTGGCGGAGTTCGCGAACGTCGTGAGTCACGACCTGCGGAACCCGCTCAGCGTCCTCGAAGGCTCGCTGGAACTGGCTGAGGAGACGGGCGATCCCGAACACTTCGAACGGAGCCGGCAGGCACTCTCACGCATGGAGCAGCTCATTGACGACGTCCTCGCGCTCGCCCGACAGGGCGGGGACGTAGACGAGCTCGACGCGGTCGAGGTCGAGACGATAGCCGAGGCGTGCTGGCGAAACGTGGCGACCGGCGAGGCGTCGCTCCGCGTCGAACGCGGGGGCAGTATCCGGGCCAGCGAGAGCCGGTTCAAACAGCTCGTCGAGAACCTGTTCAGGAACTCGGTCGAACACAGTGACCGACCCGTCACCGTAACGGTCGGCGTCCTCGACGGCGGACGGGGGTTCTACGTCGAGGACGACGGCGACGGCATCCCCCCGGCGGAGCGCGAACGGGTCTTCGAGAGCGGCTATTCGAACGCCTCGGGCGGGACCGGGTTCGGCCTCGCGATCGTCCAGCGCATCGTCGCGGCCCACGGCTGGGAGATCGCCATCGAAGAGAGCGACGCGGGCGGCGCGCGCTTCGAGGTGACCGGCGTCGAACCGGTCGAGTAGCGCCGGCGCTCGCGGAGCTCCGATAGCCACATGTCTCAGCCCACCCAACGTCGACGCGTGTCGATCGCCGCCCTGAACTCGCTCTCCAACCTGCTGGTCACTATCGCCGTCGGCCCGGGGATCGTCACCCACGAGTACGCCCACTACGCCGCCTGTAAACTGACCGGCGTCGCCGTGCTCGGGCTACCGGCGATGCGACCGACGGCCGACGACGCCGTGCTGGAACACGAGTCGGTGTCGGCGTTCGGCCCGGACTTCGCCATCGCCGTCGCCCCGTTCGTCGCGAACTCCCTGTTCGCGCTCGCCTGTTTCGCCGCGGCGAGCGCCGTCATCGGACCGCTGGGCTGGCTCTGCCTGTGGCTCGGCGTCGCCTTCGGGTTCACGTCGTTTCCGAGCGACGCCGACACGGAGACGCTCTTTGCGACCGCCGCTGAACTGCCC encodes the following:
- a CDS encoding GAF domain-containing protein; its protein translation is MSETISVLQVDDDPAFVELAAEFLEREDDRLRVRTARSAGEGLAALDAEPVDCIVSDFEMPETNGLELLDAVREEHPELPFVLFTGKGSEEVASEAIRRGATDYLQKQSGTEQYALLANRVRNAVETYRSARHAAEEERISTVVREANRVLVRAGSCADIEARICELISRADPYQFAWIGRLDDETDRIEPSSWAGGGGYLDDITVTADETDTGLGPAGTALREQRFAATQDVKSDSEFTPWREAALEYGFRSVAGIPLTYDSERHGVLVVYADRPRAFDETEAQLLTELGDDIAHALHAQRVRTDLERTTVRLEGLFENSPDMINLHDGDGTIVDANPMLCEKLGYSVGELVGTKIWEIDDQITPEEARELWSSLAPGERHELQSEFRRCDGSTFPVEVHLRRLRDEGDDRFLVTSHDVSDQRERQQQLEARSTAIESATDGMAILDEDEGYTFVNQAHADVYGYDSPEAFYGENWRMCYGRAEAERFEREVMPILAADGEWIGKATGRRRSGETFMQEISLTQLDDGAIICVVRDISEREAHRKRLEQLQRRTQALMTTQSVEETAAVAVDVADDVLGAELSGFHESSEDGRRLTLVAQTDGHGSTFESSHAYERDSDDPVDSVVWEAFDRGTPYYVDDCAEHERLAGNTPAGSVIICPIADHGVFVVSAAEPNAFDETDHTLADILASTFTAALQRVDRESLLRERERELTRQNERLAEFANVVSHDLRNPLSVLEGSLELAEETGDPEHFERSRQALSRMEQLIDDVLALARQGGDVDELDAVEVETIAEACWRNVATGEASLRVERGGSIRASESRFKQLVENLFRNSVEHSDRPVTVTVGVLDGGRGFYVEDDGDGIPPAERERVFESGYSNASGGTGFGLAIVQRIVAAHGWEIAIEESDAGGARFEVTGVEPVE